In one window of Phycisphaerae bacterium DNA:
- the sucD gene encoding succinate--CoA ligase subunit alpha, giving the protein MSILVDKETRLIVQGITGREGTFHTEQMLAYGTNVVAGVTPGKGGEAVHGVPVYNTVREAAERGRANAAILFVPAKFTYAGACEAIEAGVPLVITIAEHVPVRDMLELYHLARARGVRLIGPNSFGVISPGKAKAGFMAHHIFSEGPVAYLSRSATNCYETVFLSTDVGIGQSTAIGVGGDMIPGSTFVDLLPLLEADEQTRAIVLIGEIGGVEEELAAAYIADRVNKPVVAMIAGRDAPPDRTMGHAGAIVAADGTGSAANKEKALREAGVRIAESTEHIVDILKSLL; this is encoded by the coding sequence ATGAGCATTCTGGTGGACAAGGAGACGCGGCTGATCGTCCAGGGCATTACCGGCCGCGAGGGTACGTTCCACACCGAGCAGATGCTGGCGTACGGGACGAACGTGGTGGCGGGCGTCACACCGGGCAAGGGCGGTGAGGCGGTGCACGGCGTGCCGGTGTACAATACCGTCCGCGAGGCGGCGGAGCGCGGGCGTGCGAATGCCGCCATTCTGTTCGTTCCGGCGAAGTTCACGTACGCCGGGGCGTGTGAGGCGATTGAGGCGGGCGTGCCGCTGGTGATTACGATCGCCGAGCACGTGCCGGTGCGGGACATGCTGGAGCTGTATCATCTGGCCCGGGCCCGCGGCGTGCGGCTGATCGGGCCGAACTCGTTCGGCGTGATCTCGCCTGGCAAAGCGAAGGCCGGGTTTATGGCGCATCACATTTTCAGCGAAGGGCCGGTGGCGTATCTGTCGCGCAGCGCGACGAACTGCTACGAGACGGTGTTCCTCTCGACGGACGTTGGCATCGGCCAATCGACGGCGATCGGGGTGGGCGGCGATATGATCCCCGGTTCGACGTTCGTCGACCTGCTGCCGCTGCTGGAGGCAGATGAGCAGACGCGGGCGATCGTGCTGATCGGTGAGATCGGCGGCGTGGAGGAGGAACTGGCGGCGGCGTACATCGCCGACCGCGTGAACAAGCCGGTGGTCGCGATGATCGCCGGCCGCGACGCCCCGCCGGACCGGACGATGGGCCACGCCGGGGCGATTGTGGCCGCCGACGGGACCGGCAGCGCGGCCAACAAGGAAAAGGCCCTGCGCGAGGCGGGTGTGCGCATCGCCGAGAGCACGGAGCATATCGTGGACATTCTGAAGTCGTTACTATAA
- the sucC gene encoding succinate--CoA ligase subunit beta (catalyzes the interconversion of succinyl-CoA and succinate) yields the protein MLLMEYIGRALLAEKGIAVPRAMVVDRVEELAAVDLAYPVVVKAQVAVGGRGKAGGVRAAGDAAEMRRAVSEILGMDIRGHRVERVLIVEKVEAVRELFVSIILDREKKVPVVVFSTRGGVDIEEVAKDDPEAVARAAISPMVGVREHVTRYLIDRSRLEPSCFEALHDVLVRLYAVWWDFDCLLAEINPLMLDGDGRLVAADARINIDDSALPVRQTKILGFRDSLEREAKALEARQYGFLFIPVRADGAIAIMSNGSGMLMASLDTLQRRGMWARSVLDLGGGATAERIAEGIRLVMDQPGVQGLFANIFGGITRCDEIAAGVRTAAERLSDGQFIVIRMEGTNKAKGREILAASASDRVLTVERLSEAAAVMAERMGRA from the coding sequence GTGTTGTTGATGGAGTACATTGGGCGGGCGTTGCTGGCGGAGAAGGGGATCGCGGTGCCGCGCGCGATGGTCGTGGATCGGGTCGAGGAACTCGCTGCGGTCGATCTGGCGTATCCGGTGGTGGTCAAGGCGCAGGTTGCGGTGGGCGGGCGCGGGAAGGCGGGCGGTGTGCGGGCGGCCGGCGATGCGGCCGAGATGCGGCGGGCGGTCAGCGAGATTCTCGGGATGGACATCCGCGGGCATCGGGTTGAGCGGGTGTTGATCGTCGAGAAGGTTGAGGCGGTGCGTGAGCTTTTTGTTTCGATCATTCTCGACCGGGAAAAGAAGGTTCCGGTGGTCGTGTTCAGCACGCGCGGCGGCGTCGATATCGAGGAGGTGGCGAAGGACGATCCGGAGGCGGTGGCGCGGGCGGCGATCAGTCCGATGGTCGGCGTCAGGGAGCACGTGACGCGCTACCTGATCGATCGCAGTCGTCTGGAGCCTTCGTGCTTCGAGGCGTTGCACGATGTGCTTGTTCGGCTCTATGCGGTGTGGTGGGATTTCGACTGCCTGCTGGCGGAGATCAATCCGCTGATGCTCGACGGCGACGGCCGGTTGGTCGCGGCGGACGCGCGGATCAACATCGACGACAGCGCCTTGCCCGTCCGCCAGACGAAGATTCTGGGGTTTCGCGATTCGCTGGAGCGGGAGGCGAAGGCGTTGGAGGCCCGCCAATACGGGTTTCTTTTTATTCCGGTTCGGGCGGACGGGGCGATTGCGATCATGAGCAACGGGTCGGGCATGCTGATGGCGAGTTTGGATACGCTGCAGCGGCGCGGGATGTGGGCGCGGTCGGTACTGGACCTGGGCGGCGGCGCGACGGCTGAGCGGATCGCGGAGGGCATTCGGCTGGTGATGGATCAGCCGGGCGTGCAGGGCCTGTTCGCCAACATTTTCGGCGGGATCACGCGATGTGACGAGATCGCCGCCGGCGTGCGGACGGCGGCTGAGCGGTTGAGCGACGGGCAGTTCATCGTCATTCGGATGGAAGGGACCAACAAGGCGAAGGGGCGAGAGATTCTGGCGGCGTCGGCGTCGGATCGCGTGTTGACGGTGGAGCGGCTGAGCGAGGCGGCGGCGGTGATGGCGGAGAGGATGGGTCGGGCATGA
- a CDS encoding aldehyde dehydrogenase family protein, with translation MRTIEEMVALAREAQRRWADADQARVDAAVKAMARAVFDNAEKLARIAVDETGMGVYEDKVAKNRNKARILWASVRGKKTVGVIARDEESGIVQIAKPMGVVAAVAPCTNPIVTPMCNGMFAVKGRNAVIFAPHPRAIRSMAAFVEVVLEAWRELVMPESLIQYAAAPSVETTRALMAAVDIIVATGGMGMVRSAYGSGKPAYGVGAGNVQCIVDRGVDLDAAAAKIIEGRRFDNGIICSGEQSVIVPKELRGAMAAALARHGAAVIGEPAGREKLLAALFVDGQINRATVGVTAERVAELAGVAIPKCTKVIVVDGDGSAATSLLRREKMCPVMAMFTYGTIEEAIAIARMNLNLEGKGHSVSIHSENIENIEKVGLALPVSRVVVNQPCSTSSGGSFYNGFAPTTTLGCGTWGNNIISENLDYKHLINITRIGLRPKDPRVPSDEELWD, from the coding sequence ATGCGGACGATTGAGGAGATGGTGGCGTTGGCCCGCGAGGCGCAGCGGCGATGGGCCGACGCCGATCAGGCGCGGGTGGACGCGGCGGTCAAGGCGATGGCCAGAGCTGTGTTCGATAACGCGGAGAAGCTGGCGCGGATCGCGGTGGACGAGACGGGCATGGGCGTCTACGAGGACAAGGTCGCCAAGAACCGCAACAAGGCCCGCATCCTATGGGCGAGCGTGCGCGGCAAGAAGACGGTGGGCGTGATCGCGCGGGACGAGGAGTCGGGGATCGTGCAGATCGCCAAGCCGATGGGCGTGGTGGCGGCGGTGGCGCCGTGCACCAATCCGATCGTCACGCCGATGTGCAACGGGATGTTCGCGGTGAAGGGGCGCAACGCGGTGATTTTTGCGCCGCATCCGCGGGCTATCCGGTCGATGGCGGCGTTCGTGGAGGTCGTGCTGGAGGCGTGGCGAGAGCTCGTTATGCCCGAGAGCCTGATCCAGTACGCGGCGGCACCGTCGGTTGAGACGACGCGGGCGCTGATGGCGGCGGTGGATATCATTGTGGCGACGGGCGGCATGGGCATGGTCAGAAGCGCGTACGGCAGCGGCAAGCCGGCGTATGGGGTGGGCGCGGGCAACGTCCAGTGCATCGTGGATCGCGGCGTCGATCTGGACGCGGCGGCGGCGAAGATCATCGAGGGCCGGCGGTTCGACAACGGGATCATCTGTTCGGGCGAGCAGTCGGTGATCGTGCCGAAGGAGCTGCGCGGGGCGATGGCGGCGGCGCTGGCGCGGCATGGCGCGGCGGTAATTGGCGAGCCGGCTGGGCGGGAGAAGCTGCTGGCGGCGCTGTTTGTGGACGGGCAGATCAATCGCGCGACGGTCGGCGTGACGGCTGAGCGGGTGGCCGAGTTGGCCGGCGTGGCGATACCCAAGTGCACGAAGGTAATTGTCGTCGATGGCGACGGGTCAGCGGCCACGAGCCTGCTGCGGCGGGAGAAGATGTGCCCGGTGATGGCGATGTTCACGTATGGCACGATTGAAGAGGCGATCGCGATTGCGCGGATGAACCTGAACCTGGAGGGCAAGGGCCACAGCGTGAGCATCCACTCGGAGAACATCGAGAACATTGAGAAGGTTGGGCTGGCGTTGCCGGTTTCGCGGGTGGTGGTGAATCAGCCGTGCTCGACGTCGTCGGGCGGGAGCTTTTATAATGGGTTTGCGCCGACGACGACGCTCGGCTGCGGGACGTGGGGGAATAACATCATCTCGGAGAATTTGGATTACAAGCATCTAATCAACATCACGCGGATTGGTCTGCGTCCGAAGGATCCGCGGGTGCCAAGTGATGAGGAACTGTGGGACTGA